From the Candidatus Methylomirabilota bacterium genome, the window GGAACGAGGTCGACACCGGCTGCCCGCTGCTCGGCGAGGGATACGTCATCACGTCGCGGTAGGCGGGGTCGCTCTGCATGTCGTACTGCTCGGCGATGGCGCGAATCGGCTCGACGAAGACCGGCTCCGCGGTGACGTCGGCGATCCGCCGTCCACCGAGGTAGACGCACGGCGGCTGCTTCCGGATCGATTCGACGTACTCGGCTCCGCTCCGGGCCGGCATGGCGGACAGCCTTTCACGAATCTCCGAGGCGGTCAACCGGCGGGTCGACACGTCGCCGGCGCGGTGGCAGAATCGGCGGCACAACCATTTTCCAGGAGAGCGCCCAGGAGCCCACCATGGATGCCAACGTCAAGAAGACGGTGCTGCGCATGATCCCCTACGGCCTCTACGTGCTGACCGCGAAGGGCAAGGACGACGCGGTCGCGGCCGCGACGGTGAACTGGGTCACCCAGGCCTCGTTCGCCCCACCACTGGTGGCGGTCGGTGTCAAGGCCGACTCGCACGCGCACGCGCTCATCAAGGACTCGAAGGCCTTCGCGCTCAACATGCTCGGCAAGGGCCAGCAGGCGATGGCCTTCACCTTCTTCAAGCCGGCGGTGCGCGAGAACCAGACCATCTCGGGCGAGCCCTTCCGCTGGGGCAGCACCGGCGCCCCCGTGCTCGAGCGCACACCCGCCTACGTCGAATGCCGCCTCGTGGATACCGTCGAGAAGGGCGACCACTCGGTCTTCGTCGGCGAGGTGGTGGACGCGGGGCAGGGCGGGGCCATCGAGGGCCGCGCGGACGATGCCACGCTGTGGCTGAAGGAGCTGGGGCCGAACGTGTTCTACGGGGGTTAGCCAGCCGT encodes:
- a CDS encoding flavin reductase family protein, with translation MDANVKKTVLRMIPYGLYVLTAKGKDDAVAAATVNWVTQASFAPPLVAVGVKADSHAHALIKDSKAFALNMLGKGQQAMAFTFFKPAVRENQTISGEPFRWGSTGAPVLERTPAYVECRLVDTVEKGDHSVFVGEVVDAGQGGAIEGRADDATLWLKELGPNVFYGG